A part of Melittangium boletus DSM 14713 genomic DNA contains:
- a CDS encoding TetR/AcrR family transcriptional regulator codes for MGRPRQVLDEEILETARACFIEHGASVSTETIAARLGVSGPALLKRFGSKRELLKAAFAVGSAPPWLPLVEAGPDARDFRTQVRELAHTIDGFFRRMVPAFSVLREAGITPEEWRGKDDPAPARAFEATTDWFRRAQERDLLRGGDPKVMAGLFMAGVQYRYFLAHVTNQRVLSEEEDPWLERLLDILWHGIGPSEKAP; via the coding sequence ATGGGGCGTCCCCGGCAGGTCCTGGACGAGGAAATTCTGGAAACCGCGCGAGCGTGCTTCATCGAGCATGGGGCCTCCGTGAGCACGGAGACCATCGCCGCGCGCCTGGGCGTCTCGGGGCCGGCGCTGCTCAAACGCTTTGGCAGCAAACGGGAGCTCCTCAAGGCGGCCTTCGCCGTGGGCAGCGCGCCCCCCTGGCTCCCCCTGGTGGAGGCGGGCCCCGACGCACGCGACTTCCGCACCCAGGTGCGCGAACTCGCCCACACCATTGATGGCTTCTTCCGGCGCATGGTGCCGGCCTTCTCCGTCTTGAGAGAGGCGGGCATCACCCCCGAGGAGTGGCGCGGCAAGGACGACCCCGCTCCCGCGCGCGCCTTCGAGGCGACGACGGACTGGTTCCGCCGCGCCCAGGAGCGGGACCTCCTGCGGGGCGGAGATCCCAAGGTGATGGCGGGCCTCTTCATGGCGGGAGTGCAGTACCGCTACTTCCTCGCGCATGTGACGAACCAGCGGGTTCTCTCCGAGGAGGAGGATCCCTGGCTGGAGCGTCTGCTGGACATCCTCTGGCACGGAATCGGCCCGAGCGAGAAGGCGCCCTAG
- a CDS encoding App1 family protein yields the protein MSRKPPHALVRLAFQVEHHVESWSWRVRRKLRLARPPRILPYRGYGTPGKSVIKARVLEDRKVRPPWRRYTLLGSAIASWKRYMTVEIPHARVVARWGDRTWEGTTDEEGFLELWVEPPAGVRSGWHEVELELVSPSPKGVPRVRAPVLVAGSEAEVGVISDIDDTVIVTHVTNFLKRTWTLFLTEHRTRLPFEGVDAFYEALRQGRTGSAGNPIFYVSSSPWNLYEHLDEFLGLHRIPAGPLLLRDWGLSRTGFAPGGGHGHKLEKIRGLMETLAPLPFLLIGDSGQEDAEHYRTIVNEFPGRIRCVYIRNVWHRPGRERELERIAEEIRAGGSQMLTVDDTVTAARHAASQGWIRWQEVAEVQAHQRQDTEARGLLDALDREPSA from the coding sequence ATGTCCCGGAAACCGCCCCACGCGCTGGTCCGGCTCGCCTTCCAGGTCGAGCACCACGTCGAGTCCTGGAGTTGGCGCGTGCGGCGCAAGCTGCGTCTGGCGCGTCCACCGCGCATCCTCCCCTACCGGGGCTATGGAACCCCGGGCAAGAGCGTCATCAAGGCGCGCGTGCTCGAGGATCGCAAGGTGCGTCCGCCCTGGAGGCGCTACACGCTGCTGGGCAGCGCCATCGCGTCGTGGAAGCGCTACATGACGGTGGAGATTCCCCATGCGCGCGTGGTGGCGCGCTGGGGCGACCGGACATGGGAGGGCACCACCGACGAGGAGGGCTTCCTCGAGCTGTGGGTGGAGCCGCCCGCGGGGGTGCGCTCGGGCTGGCACGAGGTGGAGCTGGAGCTCGTGTCGCCCTCGCCCAAGGGAGTGCCCCGCGTGCGCGCGCCCGTGCTGGTGGCGGGCAGCGAGGCGGAGGTCGGCGTCATCAGCGACATCGACGACACCGTCATCGTCACGCACGTCACCAACTTCCTCAAGCGCACCTGGACGCTCTTCCTCACCGAGCACCGCACGCGTCTGCCCTTCGAGGGTGTGGACGCCTTCTACGAGGCGCTGCGGCAGGGGCGCACCGGCTCGGCGGGCAACCCCATCTTCTATGTGTCCTCCAGCCCGTGGAACCTCTACGAGCACCTGGATGAATTCCTCGGGCTGCACCGGATTCCGGCGGGGCCGCTGCTCCTGCGCGACTGGGGCCTGAGCCGCACCGGCTTCGCGCCCGGCGGCGGACATGGGCACAAGCTGGAGAAGATCCGCGGATTGATGGAGACCCTGGCCCCGCTGCCCTTCCTGCTCATCGGGGACAGCGGACAGGAGGACGCCGAGCACTACCGCACCATCGTGAACGAGTTCCCCGGCCGCATCCGCTGCGTCTACATCCGCAATGTGTGGCATCGCCCGGGCCGCGAGCGGGAGCTGGAGCGCATCGCCGAGGAGATCCGCGCCGGCGGCAGTCAGATGCTCACCGTGGACGACACCGTGACGGCCGCCCGCCACGCCGCGAGCCAGGGGTGGATCCGCTGGCAGGAGGTGGCCGAGGTCCAGGCCCACCAGCGGCAGGACACCGAGGCCCGGGGCCTGTTGGACGCGCTCGACCGCGAACCGTCGGCCTGA
- a CDS encoding tryptophan synthase alpha chain → MGNRWGVGRAWMCLVVVWLSCDGRWNSLDVLAQGSGCQALSCAEQGLDCGTAIDGCGGVLHCGTCRVGETCGGGGRPNVCGLAPCTPSTCESLGAHCGDIPDGCGGHLRCGICHPPDTCGGGGTPYVCGRTPCTPTTCEARGKNCGTVSDDCAGTLECGTCPDGETCGGGGSPNVCGPATCTPTTCAALGKNCGSISDGCGGTLECGTCASDMTCGAGGVPNVCGKPPCMPVTCSSMGQECGLLPDGCEETLLDCGTCPGDSTCGGGPAPNTCGPASCNPTTCVALGKNCGLVSNGCGGLLDCGACYGHDTCGGGGVANVCGSAQCQPDTCAELGKNCGLVPDGCGGILECGTCSGGATCGGGGVANVCASTTCRPYTCGQLGRTCGTVSDGCGGTIECGTCAAGESCGGGGVANVCYQPQPVCMDQDLGSTLPVSLKGSTANVRDDHLASCGGQGAPDRSYAWRAPHAGVFTFDTARSAMRTLVSVRREDCLGEELACATSGISYGGGARVAVSLTAGQRVLVIVDSPRSGDFSSGDFELHIHERTPTEAGSCFDGADNDGDRWVDCADTDCQAEPLCDGRGCSDVNLGSALPVTYQGDTVHSGDGFQGTCGALLQPDRGHLWTAPRAGTFVFDTQGSDANALYVLTGCRGRELACAASQGSGQAGAASVKLTLEKGQTVLVVVDGMARSDRGAPIRYTLRISEHGAHAPR, encoded by the coding sequence ATGGGCAACCGATGGGGCGTCGGACGGGCGTGGATGTGCCTCGTGGTGGTGTGGCTGTCATGTGATGGCAGGTGGAATTCCCTGGACGTCCTCGCCCAGGGCTCTGGCTGCCAGGCCCTCTCCTGCGCGGAGCAGGGACTGGATTGCGGCACGGCCATCGACGGCTGTGGGGGCGTGCTGCATTGTGGCACCTGCCGCGTGGGGGAGACGTGTGGGGGTGGCGGCCGGCCCAATGTGTGCGGCCTGGCGCCCTGCACCCCCTCCACCTGTGAATCGCTCGGAGCCCACTGCGGCGACATTCCAGACGGCTGCGGCGGACACCTGCGGTGCGGCATCTGCCATCCCCCCGACACCTGCGGCGGCGGCGGCACGCCCTACGTCTGTGGCCGCACGCCCTGCACCCCCACCACCTGCGAGGCCCGGGGAAAGAATTGCGGCACCGTCTCGGATGATTGCGCCGGGACGCTCGAGTGCGGCACCTGCCCCGATGGGGAAACCTGCGGCGGTGGCGGTTCCCCCAACGTGTGTGGCCCCGCCACCTGCACGCCCACCACGTGCGCGGCCCTGGGCAAGAATTGCGGCAGCATCTCGGATGGCTGTGGCGGGACGCTCGAGTGCGGCACGTGCGCGAGCGACATGACGTGCGGCGCGGGGGGCGTGCCCAATGTGTGTGGCAAACCGCCGTGCATGCCCGTCACCTGCTCGAGCATGGGCCAGGAGTGCGGCCTGCTCCCGGATGGATGTGAAGAGACCCTGCTGGATTGTGGCACCTGCCCGGGGGACTCGACGTGCGGCGGCGGCCCGGCGCCCAACACCTGCGGCCCAGCCTCGTGCAACCCCACCACGTGCGTGGCCCTGGGCAAGAATTGCGGCCTCGTGTCCAACGGCTGTGGCGGGCTGCTCGACTGTGGCGCGTGCTACGGGCATGACACGTGCGGGGGCGGCGGCGTGGCCAACGTCTGCGGCAGCGCGCAGTGCCAGCCCGACACGTGCGCCGAGCTGGGCAAGAACTGTGGCCTCGTGCCGGACGGGTGCGGGGGGATTCTCGAGTGCGGCACCTGCTCGGGCGGCGCGACCTGCGGGGGCGGCGGCGTGGCCAACGTGTGCGCTTCAACCACGTGCCGGCCGTACACGTGTGGCCAGCTGGGAAGGACGTGCGGCACCGTGTCGGACGGGTGCGGAGGAACGATCGAGTGCGGCACCTGCGCCGCGGGCGAGTCGTGTGGCGGCGGCGGCGTGGCCAACGTGTGCTACCAACCCCAGCCGGTGTGCATGGACCAGGACCTGGGCAGCACCCTGCCCGTGAGCCTCAAGGGCAGCACGGCGAATGTCCGGGATGACCACCTGGCCTCCTGCGGGGGACAGGGCGCGCCGGACCGGTCCTACGCCTGGAGGGCGCCCCACGCGGGCGTCTTCACCTTCGACACGGCGCGCTCGGCGATGCGCACCCTGGTGAGCGTGCGGCGCGAGGACTGCCTGGGCGAGGAACTCGCGTGCGCCACCTCCGGCATCAGCTACGGGGGCGGCGCGCGGGTGGCGGTGAGCCTGACGGCGGGACAGCGGGTGCTGGTCATCGTGGACTCGCCCCGGAGCGGGGACTTCAGCTCGGGCGACTTCGAGCTGCACATCCACGAGCGGACCCCCACCGAGGCGGGCAGCTGCTTCGACGGCGCGGACAACGACGGGGACCGGTGGGTGGACTGCGCGGACACGGACTGCCAGGCCGAGCCCCTGTGCGACGGGAGGGGATGCTCGGACGTGAACCTGGGCAGCGCCTTGCCCGTGACGTACCAGGGAGACACGGTGCACTCGGGGGACGGCTTCCAGGGCACGTGCGGCGCGCTCCTGCAACCGGACCGGGGACACCTGTGGACGGCGCCCCGCGCGGGCACCTTCGTCTTCGACACGCAGGGCAGCGACGCCAACGCGCTGTACGTGCTGACGGGCTGCCGGGGCCGGGAGCTGGCCTGCGCGGCGAGCCAGGGCTCGGGCCAGGCGGGCGCCGCGTCGGTGAAGCTCACTTTGGAGAAGGGGCAGACGGTGCTCGTGGTGGTGGACGGCATGGCCCGGAGCGACCGGGGCGCGCCCATCCGCTACACCCTGCGCATCTCCGAGCACGGCGCCCACGCCCCCCGGTAG
- a CDS encoding MBL fold metallo-hydrolase → MRIHHLNCVTMCPPGGQWMDGRKHAKGLPASLVCHCLLLETERGLVLVDTGFGLNDVREPRPRLSGVFLGLNRPQLHEEMTAIRQVERLGFKPGDVRHIVLTHLDFDHAGGLDDFPGADVHVMLDEVEAAAAQRTWLDRQRFRPRQWRTQPHWVTYPMPFGGERWFGFEAVRDLKGLPPEILMVPLVGHTLGHAGVAIRQPDGWLLHAGDAYFHHEEMNPDHPMCTPGLWAYQELMQKDGRMRKLNQERLRELVRLHDRDVQVFCAHDATEFERMEEDSRADEPHALRGLGSMRDAEPTPPLIH, encoded by the coding sequence ATGCGCATCCATCACCTGAACTGCGTGACCATGTGTCCACCCGGAGGGCAGTGGATGGACGGACGCAAGCATGCCAAGGGTCTGCCCGCCTCCCTGGTGTGCCACTGCCTGCTGCTGGAGACCGAGCGGGGGCTGGTGCTCGTGGACACGGGGTTTGGTCTGAATGACGTGCGCGAGCCACGGCCCCGGCTGAGCGGTGTCTTCCTCGGACTCAACCGGCCCCAGCTCCACGAGGAGATGACGGCGATCCGGCAGGTGGAGCGCCTGGGGTTCAAGCCCGGCGACGTGCGGCACATCGTGCTCACGCACCTGGACTTCGACCACGCGGGCGGCCTGGATGACTTCCCCGGCGCCGACGTGCACGTGATGCTGGACGAGGTGGAGGCGGCCGCGGCCCAGCGCACCTGGTTGGATCGGCAGCGCTTCCGGCCGAGGCAGTGGAGGACCCAGCCGCACTGGGTGACGTACCCGATGCCCTTCGGCGGAGAGCGGTGGTTCGGCTTCGAGGCCGTGCGGGATTTGAAGGGCCTGCCGCCGGAGATCCTGATGGTGCCGCTGGTGGGGCACACGCTGGGACACGCGGGCGTGGCCATCCGGCAGCCGGACGGGTGGCTCCTGCACGCGGGCGACGCGTACTTCCATCACGAGGAGATGAATCCGGATCATCCCATGTGCACGCCGGGCCTGTGGGCGTATCAGGAGTTGATGCAGAAGGATGGGCGGATGCGGAAGCTCAACCAGGAGCGGCTGCGCGAGCTGGTGCGCCTGCATGACCGGGACGTCCAGGTGTTCTGCGCGCACGACGCCACGGAGTTCGAGCGCATGGAGGAGGACTCGCGCGCCGACGAGCCCCACGCCCTGAGGGGACTGGGCTCGATGCGGGACGCGGAGCCCACCCCGCCCCTGATTCACTGA
- a CDS encoding DUF692 domain-containing protein, giving the protein MKGLTGVGLGWRRQLAHFIDTAEGIGFVEVLAEHLDARGPLPVPLVRLQERGVPVVLHGVSLGLGSAEPPAPERLSRLARLAERLGAVGVSEHLAFVRAGGVESGHLLPVSRSEAALEILAENVRLAEAALPVPLALENVASLFEWPAPAFDEAGLLTGVLERTGALVLLDVANLHANALNLGTDTRAVLEAVPRERLAYVHVAGGVRRGALYHDTHAHPVPEGPLVLLEALVARVGAVPALLERDDHFPAPEELTGELEAMREALARGQARRAGA; this is encoded by the coding sequence TTGAAGGGTCTCACGGGCGTGGGGCTGGGCTGGCGGCGGCAGCTCGCGCATTTCATCGACACGGCCGAGGGCATCGGCTTCGTGGAGGTGTTGGCCGAGCACCTGGACGCCCGGGGGCCCCTGCCCGTGCCGCTCGTGCGACTTCAGGAGCGCGGAGTGCCGGTGGTGCTGCATGGCGTTTCCCTGGGCCTGGGCAGCGCCGAGCCCCCCGCGCCCGAGCGTCTGTCCCGGCTGGCGCGGCTCGCCGAGCGGCTGGGCGCGGTGGGAGTGAGCGAGCACCTGGCCTTCGTGCGTGCGGGAGGCGTGGAGTCCGGACACCTGCTACCGGTGTCCCGGAGCGAGGCCGCGCTGGAGATCCTGGCGGAGAACGTGCGCCTGGCCGAGGCGGCGCTCCCAGTGCCGCTGGCCCTGGAGAACGTGGCGAGCCTCTTCGAGTGGCCCGCGCCCGCCTTCGATGAGGCGGGATTGCTTACCGGAGTGCTCGAGCGCACCGGGGCGCTCGTGCTCCTGGACGTGGCCAACCTGCACGCCAACGCCCTCAACCTGGGCACGGACACGCGGGCGGTGTTGGAGGCGGTGCCGCGCGAGCGTCTGGCCTATGTGCACGTGGCGGGCGGGGTGCGGCGCGGGGCGCTGTACCACGACACCCATGCGCATCCGGTGCCGGAAGGGCCGCTCGTGCTGCTGGAAGCGCTCGTGGCGCGGGTGGGGGCGGTTCCGGCGTTGTTGGAGCGGGATGATCACTTTCCCGCGCCCGAGGAGCTCACGGGGGAGTTGGAGGCGATGCGGGAGGCGCTGGCGCGCGGCCAGGCGAGACGGGCGGGCGCATGA
- a CDS encoding RtcB family protein, which yields MSWTQRLEKVADGHYVLPKTKTMRVDAHLFLSDKLLLGEGPGLPGLEEAVFQQVVNAASFPGVTRVAVTPDCHVGYGVPIGTVVETEGVLLPTAAGYDIGCGMVQLQTSLTAADVADPSKRRKWIDAVTKRIAVGVGASRVQHQRKVDARTFAEVVRHGAQALGRHGSITERDFLPVEDDRVDIPPRAYEKREQLGSLGGGNHFTEMQVDESGRVWVMLHTGSRGFGWNIAKHYFVEGAAALGLGRHSEDFIWLDAGGRLGREYWNLHNMAANFAVANRLLIAEAVCAALEEVFGGTASVYYEISHNLIQKEAGRFVARKGATRAFPGGHPSLKGTPWASSGHPILIPGSMETGSAILFAEPGAERSIYSVNHGAGRRLSRGEARRVLDQGETDERMKEAGILLNTRTTPIDESGPCYKNLDDVLDTVEMAGLAKVARRLKPVACIKGAD from the coding sequence ATGAGCTGGACACAACGGTTGGAGAAGGTCGCGGACGGGCACTACGTCCTGCCCAAGACGAAGACGATGCGGGTGGATGCCCACCTGTTCCTCTCGGACAAGCTGCTGCTGGGCGAGGGCCCCGGCCTGCCCGGCCTCGAGGAGGCCGTCTTCCAGCAGGTCGTCAACGCCGCCTCCTTCCCGGGCGTCACCCGGGTGGCCGTGACGCCCGACTGCCATGTGGGCTACGGCGTCCCCATTGGCACCGTCGTGGAGACCGAGGGCGTGCTCCTGCCCACCGCGGCGGGCTACGACATCGGCTGCGGCATGGTGCAGTTGCAGACGAGCCTCACCGCCGCCGACGTGGCGGACCCCTCCAAGCGCCGCAAGTGGATCGACGCGGTGACGAAGCGCATCGCCGTGGGCGTGGGGGCCTCGCGGGTGCAGCACCAGCGCAAGGTGGACGCGCGCACCTTCGCGGAAGTGGTGCGCCATGGCGCCCAGGCGCTCGGCCGCCACGGCTCCATCACCGAGCGCGACTTCCTCCCCGTGGAGGATGACCGGGTGGACATCCCCCCACGCGCCTACGAGAAGCGCGAGCAACTGGGCAGCCTCGGGGGTGGCAACCACTTCACCGAGATGCAGGTGGATGAGTCCGGCCGCGTCTGGGTGATGCTGCACACCGGCAGCCGGGGCTTCGGCTGGAACATCGCCAAGCACTACTTCGTCGAGGGCGCGGCGGCGCTCGGGCTCGGCCGGCACAGCGAGGACTTCATCTGGCTCGACGCGGGAGGACGACTCGGGCGCGAGTACTGGAACCTGCACAACATGGCGGCCAACTTCGCCGTGGCCAACCGGTTGCTCATCGCCGAGGCCGTGTGCGCCGCGCTCGAGGAGGTCTTCGGCGGCACGGCGAGCGTCTATTACGAGATCTCCCACAACCTCATCCAGAAGGAGGCGGGCAGGTTCGTGGCGCGCAAGGGGGCCACGCGGGCCTTCCCTGGCGGGCACCCCTCGCTCAAGGGCACGCCCTGGGCCTCCTCGGGCCACCCCATCCTCATTCCCGGCTCCATGGAGACGGGCAGCGCCATCCTCTTCGCCGAGCCCGGTGCCGAGCGCTCCATCTACTCGGTGAACCACGGCGCCGGACGGCGGCTGTCGCGCGGCGAGGCCCGGCGGGTGCTCGATCAGGGCGAGACCGACGAGCGCATGAAGGAGGCCGGCATCCTCCTCAACACGCGCACCACGCCCATCGACGAGTCGGGGCCCTGCTACAAGAACCTGGACGACGTGCTGGACACCGTGGAGATGGCGGGTCTGGCCAAGGTGGCCCGGCGCCTCAAGCCGGTGGCCTGCATCAAGGGCGCGGACTAG
- a CDS encoding ATP-binding protein — MRPWTFARRIAVGFAVLLTVAGAIAGSTALALRTLTHSGTDAAILRQGLRLAEVERLRRAFSEKLASQRGYSLTGNASFVAEANLARGQFLGTLDDLRARPRTSDEAQALEAVARAEAEHQLAMQRLNEARESGGEMPQEWDAVYRRATDARDQTQESLEGLSWLTRQQLNEDASRARMVDHQVFWLVLAAATLGLLMAAGLAGVLTRGLWPLHREARVSQARFRLLVEGVKDYALYLLDTEGRVASWNPGAERIQGWSAGEIIGRPGALLYPPEAMADGTPLRERERAEREGRLESEGVRIHKDGTRFWAESLLTPLKDASGRLEGFAVLTRDISERKRLESGQRLLVEAEGVFHAEKDPEQAVAGLPRLLVPELADGCLLGLVSTRGGLEPLAVAHVSPEKEALLWELLRLPVPPPREVAGMRHVLRTGASELFTEVTPRVLLRMAPDAGHLSILQRLGVVSMLTVPLRAGGKTLGVLALVSQRAERRFTLTDQVFVEELAGRAALALENGRLLREAQAALELIGVAAHDLGNPLQALQLMLGKLRRLPPTEPEALREGLTRAVRHTQRLGRLLLNLLDLSRLSSGRLELELGEVNLAELVREAAVRHAEQSEEVGSPLVLRVEEVVGQWDKLRLERVLTNLLSNAFKYGKGHPIELTVERTGEGARLSVRDHGPGIPRDQQLTIFERFSKAPSVGERKEGFGLGLYIVRQLVEAHGGDVRVESAWGEGAAFIVELPLRAMRLELDADPAPPGSMH; from the coding sequence ATGCGGCCGTGGACGTTCGCCCGGCGAATCGCGGTGGGCTTCGCCGTCCTGCTGACGGTGGCGGGAGCCATCGCGGGAAGCACCGCGCTCGCCCTGCGGACGCTCACCCACAGCGGCACGGACGCGGCGATTCTCCGCCAGGGATTGAGATTGGCGGAGGTGGAGCGGTTGCGCCGGGCCTTCAGCGAAAAGCTCGCGAGCCAACGGGGCTACTCCCTGACGGGCAACGCTTCCTTCGTGGCCGAGGCCAACCTGGCCCGGGGTCAGTTCCTGGGGACCCTGGATGACTTGCGCGCACGTCCCCGGACATCCGACGAGGCCCAGGCCCTGGAGGCCGTGGCCCGTGCGGAGGCGGAGCATCAGCTCGCCATGCAGCGGCTGAACGAGGCTCGGGAGAGTGGGGGAGAGATGCCCCAGGAGTGGGACGCGGTGTACAGGCGGGCCACCGATGCGCGCGACCAGACGCAGGAGTCGCTCGAGGGGCTGTCCTGGCTCACGCGCCAGCAACTCAACGAGGACGCCTCTCGGGCCCGGATGGTGGACCATCAGGTCTTCTGGCTCGTGCTCGCCGCGGCGACGCTCGGCCTGCTGATGGCGGCGGGACTGGCGGGCGTGCTGACGCGGGGCTTGTGGCCCCTGCACCGGGAAGCCCGGGTGAGCCAGGCGCGCTTCCGGCTGCTGGTGGAGGGGGTGAAGGACTATGCGCTGTACCTGCTGGACACCGAGGGGCGCGTGGCGAGCTGGAATCCGGGCGCCGAGCGCATCCAGGGCTGGTCGGCCGGGGAGATCATCGGCCGGCCCGGCGCGCTGCTCTACCCGCCCGAGGCGATGGCGGATGGCACCCCCCTGCGCGAACGGGAGCGGGCCGAGCGCGAGGGGCGGCTGGAGTCGGAGGGCGTGCGGATCCACAAGGATGGCACGCGCTTCTGGGCCGAGTCGCTGCTCACCCCGCTGAAGGACGCGAGCGGACGACTCGAGGGATTCGCGGTCCTCACCCGCGACATCTCCGAGCGCAAACGCCTGGAGAGCGGCCAACGCCTGCTCGTCGAGGCCGAGGGGGTCTTCCACGCCGAGAAGGATCCGGAGCAGGCGGTGGCGGGGCTGCCGCGGCTGCTCGTTCCGGAGCTCGCCGATGGCTGCCTCCTGGGGCTGGTGTCCACCCGGGGAGGGCTCGAACCGCTCGCGGTGGCCCATGTGTCTCCGGAGAAGGAGGCCCTGCTGTGGGAGCTGCTGCGCCTGCCGGTGCCTCCTCCCAGGGAGGTGGCGGGGATGCGCCATGTGCTCCGCACGGGGGCGTCCGAGCTCTTCACCGAGGTCACTCCCCGGGTCCTGCTGCGGATGGCGCCCGACGCCGGGCACCTGTCGATCCTCCAGCGGCTGGGGGTGGTCTCCATGCTCACGGTGCCGCTGCGCGCGGGAGGCAAGACGCTGGGCGTGTTGGCGCTGGTGTCACAGCGGGCCGAGCGCCGCTTCACCCTCACGGATCAGGTCTTCGTGGAGGAGCTGGCGGGCCGGGCGGCGCTGGCGCTGGAGAATGGGCGGCTCTTGCGCGAGGCCCAGGCGGCGCTGGAGCTCATCGGCGTGGCGGCGCATGACCTGGGCAATCCCCTCCAGGCGTTGCAGCTCATGTTGGGCAAGTTGAGGCGCCTGCCACCCACGGAGCCGGAGGCCCTGCGCGAGGGATTGACCCGGGCGGTGCGCCACACCCAGCGGCTGGGCCGGTTGCTGCTCAACTTGTTGGACCTGTCGCGGCTGTCCTCGGGTCGGTTGGAGCTGGAGCTGGGAGAGGTGAACCTGGCCGAGCTGGTGCGCGAGGCGGCGGTGCGCCACGCGGAGCAGTCGGAGGAGGTAGGCAGCCCGCTCGTGCTTCGGGTGGAGGAGGTGGTGGGGCAGTGGGACAAGCTGCGGCTGGAGCGGGTGCTGACCAACCTGCTGTCCAACGCCTTCAAGTACGGCAAGGGGCACCCCATCGAGCTGACCGTGGAGCGGACCGGGGAAGGGGCTCGTCTGAGCGTGAGGGATCACGGCCCGGGCATCCCGAGGGATCAGCAGCTCACCATCTTCGAGCGCTTCTCCAAGGCGCCCTCGGTGGGAGAGCGGAAGGAAGGCTTCGGGCTGGGCCTCTACATCGTGCGGCAGCTCGTGGAGGCGCACGGCGGCGATGTCCGGGTGGAGAGCGCCTGGGGGGAGGGGGCGGCGTTCATTGTTGAACTGCCCTTGCGCGCGATGCGTCTGGAACTGGATGCAGACCCCGCCCCGCCGGGCTCGATGCACTAG
- a CDS encoding response regulator, which produces MSASAAPILLVEDDQDIRETVCELLEMEGYPTVTSNNGQEALAQLHRMARPCLILLDVMMPVMDGHTFMARMRAEELLADIPVVVTSASHRPPAGASAYVPKPIDVDELMTIVKRHCR; this is translated from the coding sequence ATGAGCGCGTCCGCCGCCCCCATTCTGCTGGTCGAGGATGATCAAGACATCCGCGAGACGGTCTGCGAGCTGCTGGAAATGGAGGGCTACCCGACGGTGACCTCCAACAACGGCCAGGAGGCGCTGGCGCAGCTGCACCGCATGGCGCGCCCCTGTTTGATCCTGTTGGATGTGATGATGCCGGTGATGGACGGGCACACCTTCATGGCGCGGATGCGCGCGGAGGAATTGCTCGCGGACATCCCGGTGGTCGTCACCTCGGCGAGTCACCGGCCGCCGGCGGGCGCGAGCGCCTATGTGCCCAAGCCCATCGACGTGGATGAGCTGATGACGATCGTGAAGCGCCACTGCCGCTAG
- a CDS encoding YdcF family protein, whose product MPPLALGKGPGPLRRWFVVGLGVATCGLFGLTFVVDRFGQRESSLPAEVGVVLGARVLPGGVPSPALRARIEKAVDLYHRGLVSRLLFSGGVGTHPPSEAQVMRDVAVRLGVPAEACLLEEQSHSTEQNARFSTRLLRELGVHRVVVVSDPYHLLRARQYFRLEGFEVSTSPALLSERHLSAPDRFYWTVREAIALLVHPRVLLARAPAG is encoded by the coding sequence ATGCCTCCACTCGCGCTCGGGAAGGGGCCGGGCCCGCTCCGGCGATGGTTCGTCGTGGGCCTGGGTGTGGCCACCTGCGGTCTGTTCGGTCTGACCTTCGTGGTGGACCGCTTTGGCCAGCGCGAGTCTTCTCTCCCGGCGGAGGTGGGCGTGGTGCTCGGCGCGCGGGTGCTGCCCGGCGGCGTGCCCTCGCCCGCGCTGCGCGCGCGCATCGAGAAGGCGGTGGACCTCTACCACCGGGGCCTTGTGTCCCGGCTGCTCTTCTCCGGGGGCGTGGGGACCCATCCTCCCTCGGAGGCCCAGGTCATGCGCGACGTGGCGGTGCGGCTCGGGGTTCCCGCCGAGGCCTGTCTCCTGGAGGAACAGAGCCATTCCACCGAGCAGAACGCGCGCTTCTCCACGCGGCTGCTGCGTGAACTGGGCGTCCATCGCGTGGTGGTGGTGTCTGATCCGTACCACCTGCTGCGGGCCCGCCAGTATTTCCGGCTGGAGGGCTTCGAGGTGTCCACGAGCCCCGCGCTCCTCAGTGAGCGTCACCTGAGCGCGCCGGATCGCTTCTACTGGACGGTGCGCGAGGCGATCGCGCTCCTGGTGCACCCCCGCGTGCTCCTCGCCCGGGCTCCCGCCGGGTAG